The following proteins come from a genomic window of Salminus brasiliensis chromosome 15, fSalBra1.hap2, whole genome shotgun sequence:
- the LOC140535601 gene encoding microfibril-associated glycoprotein 4-like — CEQLLLVLALPLLVSSAEAKPVKVEFLPLDCEDHYNNGSIHNGVYTIYPAGPEKPVQVYCDMGCDENETHKDGKWTVIQRRINGSVNFYRRWLEYKNGFGKVDGEYWLGLENMFLLTSVNKYELRVDLEDFEGGSAYSQYTSFSVGPEINNYRLQISNYINGGGGDCLTYNNGRDFSTFDKDYTNCADTYSGGFWYNYYYWACHIANPNGQYKWKVSGSSYAGVMWSCWKGYGYSLKSIAMKIRRLSLDEVKAQV; from the exons tgtgaacagctgctgctggttctAGCGCTCCCCCTGCTGGTGAGCAGTGCTGAGGCCAAACCTGTCAAAGTAGAGTTCCTGCCGCTGGACTGTGAGGATCATTACAACAATGGGTCCATCCACAATGGAGTGTACACCATCTACCCAGCAGGACCTGAGAAACCAGTGCAGGTGTACTGTGATATGGGCTGTGATGAGAACGAAACCCACAAGGATGGGAAATGGACC GTGATTCAGAGGAGAATAAACGGCAGTGTGAACTTCTACAGACGATGGCTCGAGTACAAGAACGGCTTTGGGAAGGTAGATGGAGAATACTGGCTAG GTCTGGAGAACATGTTTCTGTTGACGTCTGTGAATAAGTACGAGCTGAGGGTGGACCTGGAGGACTTTGAGGGAGGCAGTGCCTATTCCCAGTACACCTCCTTCTCCGTTGGTCCAGAGATCAACAATTACAGGCTGCAGATCAGCAACTACATCaatggaggaggag GTGATTGTTTGACCTACAACAACGGGAGGGATTTCTCAACCTTCGACAAAGACTACACAAACTGTGCCGACACCTACAGTGGAGGATTCTggtacaattactactactggGCATGTCACATTGCCAACCCCAACGGCCAGTACAAATGGAAGGTTTCTGGTTCCTCATACGCAGGGGTTATGTGGTCCTGCTGGAAAGGATATGGCTACTCTCTGAAGTCCATTGCGATGAAGATCCGCAGACTGTCTCTGGATGAGGTTAAAGCACAGGTTTAG